The following nucleotide sequence is from Mangifera indica cultivar Alphonso chromosome 17, CATAS_Mindica_2.1, whole genome shotgun sequence.
AAAAGTATGTTTCCTTTTCATTGCAGAAACATCGAACTACTCATATACGAAGCACTCCCATCACTCCATTATTAAAGCTAAGGATTCTACATATAATGTGATACCTTACGTAAATCttatattgttaaaatataaaagagaggttagatttatatatttatcttatatcgtttggaaatattaaaataagactgattaaataatttataaacttctTAACATAATAAAATGTGTTTTGTGATATCCTTAGACTTATCTCATATTGACAAAACACGAAATAAATACTCATACTGGACATATGCACATCCCACATCACTTAGGGATGAAAAGATATATCTGGTTAAATAATCTGTGAGTTCTTTAAAATATCAAGAACTATAATAGACTATGTATTCAagtggataatattttaataatgagtcAGATTATTAGATGtgcaaaaaattaaacaattataagTCACAATGAATACGGTgtatagttttatatatgtatgtgtgtgtctCTATTCTATAATCTATGTCAAGATGAATTATGACTATATAAagttaatatcaaaatttggaTTGAAAAGACAATACATCAGCACAAACCTACCAAGAGAATTTtataaggaagaaaagaaaccTGTGTatttcttaataatatataggTGCTATATTTAGATATACATGTATGAATTGCTTCAGAAAGATTCAAATAGTTATTTGTTTCTCCCATAATTTCACATACTGAACATATTCAATGATCATAATTAGAAatagcaatactatgtatacacactttggatatataaatgtatatacactcatatgtgtcatcatatgattggttattgttttattcttaattcgtaatcatccaatcacataatgacacatataaatatgtatatatttatgtacctaaagtgggtacatatagttttattgaattagaAAACATCTAAATAAAACTCTCCTTCAGTTACATAAAGAATgttaaattaatatcatatttttcataaaggGGTCTGGAAAATTGATCTGATGATCTTGCGATTAGGACtgtgataaaattgttaatcAAATTAACTAAAGTCATTAACAGATTTTACACCTTTTGAACCAGAAAAAAATGgataattatttcaataataagaCAAGGaaagttcatatttttaataaaattatgggaaCCTATTTAAAGTACACAAATGAATCTACACTTGTtgtacactttttttttttaattttttgaagtgAGGAAAACACAGAATGAAAGTAAATGAACAATTGGACAATACATAATTTAACGGgaaatcatcatataattatatattttagttaataaaGTGAATACAAACTACAAACATCACAATTAACAAAGCTTTCTTTGCAATTTGCGCAGACTCTTGggtatttttctttcaaagaacagtaaaaaaagaagaaaaaaatatacaaccaccttgaaataataaaataataagaataggCATATGTAAAGACGATATTACAATGACGATGGGCATGATTTCCACGCATGATTATCGATGGATTTACTTTGTGTCTTTGGTTTTCCTTCCATTTTGTCAGTAGAGAGCAGCCTTTTTTGgcttcttcttttttcctctttttcctttcttctttttctcttctctctttcaaCAGTTAGTTCAGTTTGAGAGTGAGAGCCATCAAACATAAGCCAGGGAGACACtccaaagaaaagaaagaaaggaaaaagcaaAAGTATAGATGGAAACTCCTGGTTTCTTCTAAATAACAACTTCAGAAAGGGCTTCAAAGTACTAATGATGGTGATAATCATGCTGTCTGTAATGGTatcttttgattatttttatttatatttgctCCTACCCATGATGATCCTGGTTGTCAGGATCAGGCCAGAAGGAAGAGTACTTCAGCCATTCAGCTTCTTGCGGGTTTGTGATTGATGACTCCTGCAATAGGGCACAGCCATGTGAACAAAATATTAgctagggttagggttagggttcAAACATACACATAAAAGTTGcctctttttcccttttaaccTCCCCACAATCAAATTGTCTGATAATGTGTTTTTCCTCTTCATCCCACGCATGAAAAAAGATTTTATGCGCTATCATCCAATTCCCTTTCAAACCccttaaatattgttattagtttcctataatataatacgatacTGATGAAAAACGATATATATTCtaagtaatattaaattaatgcaatattatagacatattatataatacaatatgtatcctataatacaatacatattattgatacgaatccatatataaaaattagtatgagtgtatgtgaaaatttttaaatttttaggtgtatatatatatatatatgtgtctGTGTGCGCGAGGGAGaatcatatattcaaaattCTCTTTCTGCATATTATTGTAACAAAACACACTACTATTAGCAGTCAGGAAAAAGGGATTTAGCCCTTCATAAATTCTTGTTGGAgaatagttttaaataaaagttgGTGAGAAGAAAGTTTTGGGGTTTGTCTTAGATTCCTGTTGTCGTtcaaaagaggaagaaaaaaaaaatgattttacttCTACAATTGGGACTTCTGGTTTCACATTACTCCATTCAGATTCTTATATTTGCTgatccaataaaaaattataccagTTTGAAATACAAAACCATCTGTCAAtttgttgaaagaaaaaaatataaaagagagaaaaaagaagaagaagaagaaaaataaagtaaatgtTCAAAAGCAAAATCTGGTTGtcgtttatttgattttatttgtgaGGAAACCAAAAGACAGTAGAGTGTAGACATGATAGATATATATCTACACTTCTTTACAGGATACTGTCTGGAATATTAATATCATACAAAATCACAGaaacttaaaaatgaaaaagaagaacaaaagagataaagagaaaaaaaaaaaaaagaaaaggtttctgatttctctctttaatttaaatcaataataatatatagtaataaagaagaatttgatATACTAAAACTTTAGTCCTTCTAAATACTTAGAGAGTCGTGGATTTCAGGGTCAAAAAGTTCATACTCACTTCTTTGATATCACTTGAGGTACAACCCATTATGAGTTCCTCCAAACCAGACGCAGACCTTCCTCCCAATTTATgatgttgctgctgctgctgtttTATAAGATTGACCAAAATGATTAGAGAAAAAATACTAATCATCATGTTTTCAACAAGGATTAAAAGCTCAAAAGACCATTTCATTGTTCCCAACTTAGCTGGCACTAATTAACATGACATGTTAACGATTTCCTCCTTTCTTTTTCGGGTttgtatgataaaatatatatacttcaGAAACTAAAGAGAAGAGATATCGGTCACTAATCTAGCGTGGTAATGTTTATTTCTGGTAACAATGAATGAATGGGGCTTAGATTAGCTTCTGAATTCACCtggaaattatcattttgaagcATTATTCTGGGAACATGGTAAGAGTCATCGTCAAGAATGAGAGAAGTGTGATGGAGTGGAGGTGGGGAGATGATGGTAGAGATGGGATGTGAAGGCCTGGCGATGTGGAAGGCTGTGGTGGCAATATTCTGATGATGATGCACATGGTGTTGGTGGTGTTGTTGGTGGTGGTGTTGCTGTTGTTGACGGTGATGATCATGGGCCACATGATGTGGCTGCCGCTGCTGCTCCGTTATGTCCTCGCACGTGCCTGGTGGAGCTTCACTTGCAGTTGAAGCTTCTCCTATCCCCACCTGCATGCAATAGACATATCCATGAAGCGGTTTGATAGCTAGCTAGTCGATTTTCAACATTGTTTAATTAGctttaatatctttttcttttattattgaatttccTTTGTTTACCTATcggttttaatattaatattaattttaattcctgCTAGCGGGTAAACGAAGTTTAGTTAGATGACAAAGATAATCAAGTGAGGTCCATATATAGAGTCTGCATGCCGTATCTGCAAGCAACCCTAGAACTTTTTCGAGTCCTTCCTTTATCTTatctatttaaatttcaaacagtTAAATTATTACGTTTTAAGCAGAAagttaatttgtaatttaaatacaGATGGATTTGGTAGACAAATTATCCGTAAGAAAAAAGATTTGCTAAAACAGACAAATTTTTTTCGTTCATAAAacttttaatgacaaaaaatagatttttaataactatttttcttttgttaaaatcataaataattaataattaaaatcattaaaataatatttataacaaataaattattgtcCTCTCACTTatgccaattttttttaattgacgGTAAAACATGGGATTATATAGAATTTCATGCCATCTACAAAATGTTCATATCTCTACTAATGTATGAAGAATTGGTTAGTGAAATGAACGAACAAGAAGATATGTGGAATTTGAAGATATAGATATACCTCATCGAAGCTTTTCTTAAATGGGTCGAAGCTGAAATGGTGATCATGAGACTTTAACTGTGGCATATCCATAGCAACAAAACTTGACATTGCAGCAGCAACCACAGGTGCAGGCATTTCATCCCTAAGTGGAATTAATTCTTTTGATGAACAACTTCCACTTCCATGGTCTCTTCTACTATTAGGATCACTGCTTCCTTCACCAGTTGTTACACTTCTATCGGACCAGTTACATTGCCGTGGCTGCGTCTGGTAGAATATCTTTGAAACCGCAAGCTctccttctttctcttcttcattctGCCCAAGGTGGTATTGGTGCATGACCCAGTTGGTCTTTTCGGGTTTTCGGTTCTTGCCAAAATTTGTATAGAGCACCAAGATTTTCTTGCACCCTTTTTGCTTACCATTCACCATAACTGGTCTTGTCTTACCAGTTTTATGCCATCTTGTTTCTCCACCTTGCAAGTCACATTCGGTTTGAATTTTCCTCCTCTTTCTTGTGCCAGTGGTGTAAGCCTTTGAAGGCCTGTGGAAGAAGTGTCTACTCAAGCCATCTCTTGTAACCCCTGAAAGTAAGAAACGTGAAGAGAAGCCATTATCCCCATATTCAAAGTTAGGTTGACTTAGGTGTAACAAACAGAAAGACTAATGAAGTTCATAGCTTTTACTCAAGACTGGAAATTTATAAGATGAGAGATAAAAAGTAAAACCAGGAAGTTTCTCAGGATGGGTATAACAAATCCCATCTTCCCCTTCAATAGTAGGAATAAATTCATCTATCAAAGGGTGAGATTTCATGTCTTTGGCTTCTACTTTTGCTTCCAGGTGCTCTATCAGTTCTGGGTCCGTTGGATCAAATTTCACCCCTGCTGGTAGACCTAACCAATCCTGCAAAGtacaatcaaattcaaatggtttttttctttttgaaatgcTATTAGATAATATTGGCACCCAGAATAAAACAGGAAGAATAAAAAGATTCTACTTTTGATtaagaaaatgattttgttatgGAAGAGCTAAGAATATTGGGGTACTATGCGTCCCCTACCGGCTTTGCTTCTAGTTTATGTCCGCAGCTAGGGCACTGTTTAGATCCACACAACTGATGTTCTTCAAGCTTGGCGTCAATGAGATCAGAGCTGCGGATATTGGAGCTTAAATTACTCGTATTCATGGCTTATTTGGCGGCGAAAGGGGATGCTATCTTCTTCCTCTCAAACTCTGCAAATATTCTTTGAAATTATACACTCTATATAGCACCCACCTACTCATTTCTTATCATATCCAGTTAACTCTCTGCACAACACATATCATCAGTCTGTTTGAGATCCCAGCTTCAGCCCTCAAaaaattgacccaaaaaaaataattaatcaatcagaAAGCACAGATCACTCGAAAAAATTGtagaaatacataaaatttgatctaaGTCTTATACAAGTTTGTACCAAATGAAAtctaaaaagaaagaaaattgaggGAAGCCCAGATGAGAAATAAGAAATAACTGAAAGACGAGATATAGATGACAAATATTAACTGTTAAAATGatggagagaagagagaagggGGAGGAGACAAAGAGAAACAAGaaggaggaaaaaagaaaactgtGACAGTAGGATTGAACTATAAACCTGCTTTAACCCAAGAAAACACCAGAATTTGCTCCCTTAGTTTACTTTAACTGAAGCCactgaagaaaaaggaaaagttgcCCTCAACCATATATACCACTTTTAAGCCACAGCTTCCACAAGCAAGCGGTTTATatttgagaaagagaaagaaaacaggatagaaagggaaaaaaatctcCCAGTTGGTTTTTctgtctttctttctctttctaagGCAAGGTGAAGCTGTTGTCTACAAAAGCAAAAGCGATGAAAGGCCTGTTACTTAAGGTTCACATTCAAAAACATAgcaaacaaacacaaacacgAAACACCCatctcaataaaaaaatatttatagttatagAGAACTGCAGCCATAGAAAAGTGGTGGTTAGGTTAGAAATTTTGATAGTGAAAAGGTGGTGATATACGAATGAAAGTGAGAAAATAATCTTGAGGTTGGACGTGGCAGTAAGAAACTTTGAGTAATGAAGACGATAAGGGAGGAAATTACAGTTTTTGCACAAGAAATTCTGGTTAAAAGGCAGAATTTTTCTGAAAGAgtgagatagagagagagagaaggaagaGATTGTggaaaaaatacaattaacaAACAGAGAgagaagtgaaaaaaattgtcaCAAACTCACATGGGTTTTGAGCTGGAGTGGTGATCATGATACTTTTGCCATGAATGAAtgttagagagagagagagagagatggaaTTAAGAAATTGCTTGATAAGCAAGGCAAATGAGCAGTGTGCATGATGGACCACCAccattgtaatatatttttacaattgGGTGCTTTTGGCCGGGagtactttgtttggtttgttgcttaataaataataaaattataattttattcttaaataataatatattatcgtataattaaatgttattttaattataattattaatatcttataatatatgatataatatgatatagctagacaatgatatatatcataatgtgtatcaaattaatatgatacaatagatgtatcatacaatacaatacatattattgatacagatcaatatattttttaaagaaaataatgatatagtaggattttatatatatatatatgagaaatcttAAGTTTTCAAtggtgtttatgatattttaaaaaaaaataatatgtcacttatattttttattttattttttaaaaattatattatacgatacgatacgaTGCTCGATacataatatagaaaattagattttcgatatatgatatgatacgtgATTCAATTACCATAGTTCTtcctctaatttaaaattatctaacaCATAGTggcatatcattatttatgcacaaagttgtatacattatttatgcacataatattactatttaataaaagatttggtTTACTAATGGTAATATGtcagttaataaaaattaatctaattatccttcatcttatatattaaaaaattattaaagtaatactgattttattacaattatatttttacttattaactttataagataaaaataccttatttttaattaatataataaagaatataaagaatagttttaaataattatatcaatggacatttaactaaaataatttcttaGTATTCGTTTTTTACACcaaactaaacataataattattatacctactcatttttattaaatatagtaataatttatatataataattttataaataatctatttttatattaattttaataataaaaaaactcaaatcaaatgcaCCTTAATACCTACAAATATCTtgggaaaaaaatttcaacaatgaTATTTCATAACTAAACTCTTAATCTATCTAATCTAGTGGTTGTGGAATTGATCACTGAATTCAAAATTTCGCTTACTTGGATTAGCGGATTCTTGCCCTAGTataaatccaaccctaataaaataaatctgtACTAAACTTCAAGAACAAGCAGCACAGGcattattatgaataaaagataaaacagtCGTTTTCTTTCAATTACCAATATCTTTTTGCCTTCTCTTTTGCTCTACTAAGGGGGAAATCTATTGTGTGTGTCGTTCGTACAATTATGTGGTGCACTGGACCCACCTAATATGTGGGCCCAGATTGTAACATGAAGCATATTGATGAGTGATGGCTTGTGTCCACATTCATAACATTACATGGAGGAGTCAAGATTGTAAATGATGAAGGTTCCTTTTGCACAACACATAGATACATAGATGGCTATGCAGCTATGTCCACAtgtatctcttttttttttgggcaattgagatcggattttttttttttaattttaatatttcattaattttattaatttttagaatttttcacatattatttaagttaaattgtgAACAAACTTTGATCAGGGTTCTCTTGTCCTATccataagaataaaatttatcaaatctatccaatttttttttttttttgtatgacaCTTTCCCACcctcaaacttaaaaaacaaaaatttcccacCTTCCATAAACGTTATTGACCAACTTTGTTAAATTTTAGGGTAAAAACATGAAATAGAAATACTCTAAGTAGTTACTTTTGAGGTCCAAATATTAACGTTAGAAGTTTCGTTACTTatcacattaatatttaaatcttaattCGACTTTTATTCCATTTCCATTTCTGTCCTaaatctttatcttttattaagaTCTCGTTTCCTGTTGTGGCTTCAATGATCCTGTCAAAAATCTCCAATCAGACACATCGCTTCAATGACCACATACTTTCCCCACAACCTCCAATGAACGTCCCTGCAATGCTTCGTTTCCTCCAAAATGTCTCATATCGTTTGTTTGGGTTGAGTATCTTGGCTAGTAAAGTGGAGCCATCTAATTATGTTCAAGAGTGAGATTTGCACATAAGGCTTTTCATTGGTTTCAGAGGTTGAATTCTGAGAAACACTTGGCTTCGACTTGAATCTTGAGctataaaagtataaatattagGTTAAGATTGCGGCTTATTGTCAAATTCAATGAAATCCACATCTGGAGTTTGgcttcaaatttaaataaggGTAAGTGTTGAAGCAATTTATGAGGAATCAAAACTAGAAGCTTGTGAACTTAAACAATAATCGTACACAAAAGTCGAACCTACATATTCGGCTTCGTGTATCcattgattaataataaaattctagtTAACACAAAATTTCAAGAGCGACACCTAAACAAACACTCCAATCAACATAATCAAAACAACCCAAACACACAAAATAGGGTATATATCAAAATAGGAAATGTGTAAGAGATGCACAACGGTGGTGCATTGTTGGcttgttttgaaaaatgaaaataatcaaaattggGATCATACTTTCATTTATATCAAGGCCAAtggactatttttcatccaaattttaatgcaaagacaaatatacatatgtaatatttcaaaaatctaaatatccactcATAAGCTAATTttcgttaaaattttcagttaaggtGAAGGATGaaatcgtcattttaataatattattaaaaatttagttggcccccaaacttttgaaaacttcagTTTATCCTCTTCTTTAACTTTAGATTACTTCAATGGCCTCTCCCTCTGTCGACCAAACCAATGTTAACCTTTGCTTCTCTCTGACGCTTGAGCTACCCTTTGGCCACAACGCGACACAATGGCTGGGAGATGGGTGGAGATTCTTCATCTCTGCAAAGAGACAATCTCTTCATCGATGAAGAGATGTGGAGATCTCCACCCGTGTCTCTTCATCACTGGCCAACTATTTTGATTATGAGAGACAGTCGATTGAATAGAGGAAAAAGGAGGAATCATTGGATACATGTAGTGACCagagagggagaaaaaaaaatagggaTGGGTGGAAATAGacaattttcaaaactgaaaatgttTAGATAGTAGTGAAATTATTAACTTCTAAAATTTTGGGGAAAGAGAAAATgaggtgaaattattaatttctaaaattttggggaaggagaaaatgagataaaattatatagtttttaatattattgttaaaatgataatCTTAACATTaaccataaaagaaaattttaatgaaaattaactCATGgatgggtatttagatttttgaaacccATGGATGTATATTTgcctttatattaaaacttatatggaaaatagtctttgcccttatatcaatattaaacgTAAAAAAGTACTATAAATGGAGATGCAATAAGGGATTATTAAAGGGTGGATGCGtccaataacaataaaattatacatacatttttttatataatttaaatatatatatatatcatatgttttcatataattaaaaaattataaattaaagataaaataatatttatttatatgataatatatcatctgttattatataattaaaaaattataaattaaaaataaaataatatttatttatataataa
It contains:
- the LOC123200180 gene encoding NAC domain-containing protein 75-like isoform X1 produces the protein MNTSNLSSNIRSSDLIDAKLEEHQLCGSKQCPSCGHKLEAKPDWLGLPAGVKFDPTDPELIEHLEAKVEAKDMKSHPLIDEFIPTIEGEDGICYTHPEKLPGVTRDGLSRHFFHRPSKAYTTGTRKRRKIQTECDLQGGETRWHKTGKTRPVMVNGKQKGCKKILVLYTNFGKNRKPEKTNWVMHQYHLGQNEEEKEGELAVSKIFYQTQPRQCNWSDRSVTTGEGSSDPNSRRDHGSGSCSSKELIPLRDEMPAPVVAAAMSSFVAMDMPQLKSHDHHFSFDPFKKSFDEVGIGEASTASEAPPGTCEDITEQQRQPHHVAHDHHRQQQQHHHQQHHQHHVHHHQNIATTAFHIARPSHPISTIISPPPLHHTSLILDDDSYHVPRIMLQNDNFQQQQQHHKLGGRSASGLEELIMGCTSSDIKEESSITNPQEAEWLKYSSFWPDPDNQDHHG
- the LOC123200180 gene encoding NAC domain-containing protein 75-like isoform X2, producing the protein MNTSNLSSNIRSSDLIDAKLEEHQLCGSKQCPSCGHKLEAKPDWLGLPAGVKFDPTDPELIEHLEAKVEAKDMKSHPLIDEFIPTIEGEDGICYTHPEKLPGVTRDGLSRHFFHRPSKAYTTGTRKRRKIQTECDLQGGETRWHKTGKTRPVMVNGKQKGCKKILVLYTNFGKNRKPEKTNWVMHQYHLGQNEEEKEGELAVSKIFYQTQPRQCNWSDRSVTTGEGSSDPNSRRDHGSGSCSSKELIPLRDEMPAPVVAAAMSSFVAMDMPQLKSHDHHFSFDPFKKSFDEVGIGEASTASEAPPGTCEDITEQQRQPHHVAHDHHRQQQQHHHQQHHQHHVHHHQNIATTAFHIARPSHPISTIISPPPLHHTSLILDDDSYHVPRIMLQNDNFQQQQHHKLGGRSASGLEELIMGCTSSDIKEESSITNPQEAEWLKYSSFWPDPDNQDHHG